In Streptomyces sp. 840.1, one DNA window encodes the following:
- a CDS encoding acyl-CoA dehydrogenase, with translation MGIGITEEHRELAQAVRGWLARAVPPGEIRKILDADAPTATGARPEYWDGLAEQGLLGIHLPEEYGGGGGGLLDLAVVLEEAGRAALPGPFLASTLASAVLHASAPRTPGTDELVRGLATGRRTGAVALGPGGLTAVEQGDGHLLDGELPPVLSAAGADLLLLPAASVTGTRWFAVDTATRGLTVRPHRCADPTRPTAEVRADGVLVPAGRLLPTDSGLVRDLAAVLLAAEACGTSARSLETATEHAKVREQFGRPIGQFQGVKHLCADMLVRVEQARALTWDAARAAGEAPEVRSMAAALAASAALDAAYTCAKDAIQILGGIGFTWEHDAHLYLRRALVARQLLGSGDVHRRRAVRLAAAGARRGLTLELPPEAEAHRTAAREAVAAARGLDPKAARRALAATGYAAPHLPAPYGLDAGPVQQLAVQQELREQGVKLSDLSIATWVIPSLIAHGTAEQQDRYLLPTLRGELQWCQLFSEPGAGSDLAALRTRAERVPEGWRINGQKVWTSAAQWADHGILLARTDPDAPKHRGLGYFLVDMKNARGIDIRPLKEITGESLFNEVYFDDVILPADALVGEADGGWRVARNTLGNERVHMADQMSFDTGLEALIERSAGLDGACRVRIGALAAEAHALACIGLRTTLQQVSGLEPGAGASVRKLVQTVHQQKVAELTLELLGPAGAVAEGAGERAVHGFLMSRCLTIAGGTTQVQLNVVAERILGLPRD, from the coding sequence ATGGGCATCGGAATCACCGAAGAACACAGGGAGCTCGCGCAGGCCGTACGGGGGTGGCTCGCGCGCGCCGTACCGCCCGGGGAGATCCGTAAAATTCTTGACGCGGACGCCCCCACCGCAACCGGCGCACGCCCCGAGTACTGGGACGGCCTCGCCGAACAGGGCCTGCTCGGCATCCACCTCCCCGAGGAGTACGGGGGAGGGGGCGGCGGACTGCTCGACCTCGCCGTCGTCCTGGAGGAGGCGGGACGGGCCGCACTCCCCGGCCCCTTCCTGGCGAGCACCCTCGCCTCGGCCGTGCTGCACGCGTCGGCGCCGCGCACCCCCGGGACGGACGAGCTGGTACGGGGCCTGGCCACCGGCCGCCGCACCGGCGCCGTCGCCCTCGGTCCCGGCGGCCTCACCGCCGTCGAGCAGGGGGACGGGCACCTGCTCGACGGGGAACTCCCGCCGGTCCTCTCCGCCGCCGGCGCCGATCTCCTGCTGCTCCCCGCCGCCTCGGTCACCGGCACCCGCTGGTTCGCCGTCGACACCGCGACCCGGGGGCTGACCGTCCGCCCGCACCGCTGCGCCGACCCGACCCGGCCCACCGCCGAGGTCCGGGCCGACGGCGTCCTGGTCCCCGCCGGGCGGCTGCTGCCCACCGACTCCGGCCTCGTCCGCGACCTCGCCGCCGTACTCCTGGCCGCCGAGGCGTGCGGCACCTCGGCCCGGTCCCTGGAGACCGCCACCGAACACGCCAAGGTCCGCGAGCAGTTCGGTCGCCCCATCGGACAGTTCCAGGGCGTCAAACACCTCTGCGCGGACATGCTCGTACGGGTCGAACAGGCCCGCGCGCTCACCTGGGACGCCGCCCGCGCGGCCGGCGAGGCCCCGGAGGTACGGTCCATGGCCGCGGCCCTCGCCGCGTCGGCCGCCCTGGACGCCGCGTACACCTGCGCCAAGGACGCCATCCAGATCCTCGGCGGCATCGGCTTCACCTGGGAGCACGACGCCCACCTCTACCTGCGCCGGGCCCTGGTCGCACGGCAGCTGCTCGGCTCCGGCGACGTCCACCGCCGGCGCGCCGTCCGGCTCGCCGCCGCCGGAGCCCGCCGCGGCCTCACCCTGGAGCTCCCGCCGGAGGCCGAGGCGCACCGCACGGCCGCCCGCGAGGCCGTCGCCGCCGCCCGGGGCCTGGACCCGAAAGCCGCCCGCCGCGCCCTCGCCGCCACCGGCTACGCCGCCCCGCATCTGCCCGCGCCCTACGGACTGGACGCCGGCCCCGTACAACAGCTCGCCGTACAGCAGGAGTTGCGCGAGCAGGGGGTGAAGCTGAGCGACCTGTCCATCGCCACCTGGGTGATCCCGTCGCTCATCGCGCACGGCACCGCCGAGCAGCAGGACCGCTACCTCCTGCCGACCCTGCGCGGCGAACTCCAGTGGTGCCAGCTGTTCTCCGAACCCGGCGCGGGCTCCGACCTCGCCGCACTGCGCACCCGCGCCGAACGCGTCCCCGAAGGCTGGCGGATCAACGGCCAGAAGGTGTGGACGAGCGCCGCCCAGTGGGCCGACCACGGCATCCTGCTCGCCAGGACCGACCCGGACGCCCCCAAGCACCGGGGGCTCGGCTACTTCCTGGTCGACATGAAGAACGCCCGGGGCATCGACATCCGCCCGCTGAAGGAGATCACCGGCGAGTCCCTCTTCAACGAGGTCTACTTCGACGACGTGATCCTGCCCGCCGACGCCCTCGTGGGCGAGGCCGACGGCGGCTGGCGGGTCGCCCGCAACACCCTGGGCAACGAACGCGTCCACATGGCCGACCAGATGTCCTTCGACACCGGCCTGGAGGCCCTGATCGAGCGCTCCGCCGGACTCGACGGCGCCTGCCGGGTCCGGATCGGCGCACTCGCCGCCGAGGCCCACGCGCTGGCCTGCATCGGGCTGCGCACCACGCTGCAACAGGTCTCCGGCCTCGAACCGGGCGCGGGCGCCTCCGTACGCAAGCTCGTCCAGACCGTCCACCAGCAGAAGGTCGCCGAACTCACCCTCGAACTCCTCGGCCCCGCAGGGGCGGTCGCCGAAGGAGCCGGGGAGCGGGCCGTGCACGGCTTCCTGATGTCCCGCTGCCTGACCATCGCGGGCGGCACCACGCAGGTCCAGCTCAACGTCGTGGCCGAGCGCATCCTCGGCCTCCCCAGGGACTGA
- a CDS encoding MFS transporter, producing MVDVSTPTRRTARTRTRTWAVVLAACVGQFLVVLDVSVVNVALPSMRTDLGLSTAGLQWVLNAYSITFAGFMLLGGRAADLYGRKRMFLVGLGLFTAASLGGGLAQEGWQLLAARAAQGLGAAVLAPATLTLLTAAVPEGPARTKAIGTWMAVGAGGGAAGGLIGGVLTDWLSWRWVLLINVPVGVIVLAGAAIYLAEGRTGERSRIDFPGALLVTAGLASVAYGIVQTEKSGWTAAATLLPLLGGVALLALFVLVESRTALPLMPLRVLGARAVASANVAMFVVGSATFSMWYFMTVYAQNVLGYSALEAGLALMPTSVAIVVGSKSAPRLMARVGAKNLALVGTVLAAAGFGWQSTMTADGDYLTSICLPGILMMTGAGLASTPLASLATSGAAPGESGLVSGLVNTSRTMGGALGLAVLSTVAAARTDGGTAPADLTAGYALAFRTSGWVLLAGLLLMILWLPRHRSVQS from the coding sequence ATGGTTGACGTCTCGACGCCCACACGCCGTACCGCCCGGACCCGTACCCGCACCTGGGCGGTGGTGCTCGCCGCCTGTGTCGGCCAGTTCCTCGTCGTCCTCGACGTGTCCGTCGTCAACGTCGCCCTCCCCTCGATGCGCACCGACCTGGGGCTCAGCACCGCCGGGCTCCAATGGGTGCTCAACGCCTACTCGATCACGTTCGCCGGGTTCATGCTGCTCGGCGGCCGGGCCGCCGACCTGTACGGCCGCAAGCGGATGTTCCTGGTCGGCCTCGGCCTCTTCACCGCCGCCTCGCTGGGCGGCGGACTCGCCCAGGAGGGCTGGCAGTTGCTCGCCGCCCGCGCCGCGCAGGGCCTCGGCGCCGCCGTCCTCGCCCCCGCCACCCTCACCCTGCTCACCGCGGCCGTCCCCGAAGGACCCGCCAGGACGAAGGCCATCGGCACCTGGATGGCGGTCGGCGCCGGTGGCGGCGCGGCCGGCGGGCTGATCGGCGGGGTGCTCACCGACTGGCTCTCCTGGCGGTGGGTCCTGCTGATCAACGTCCCGGTCGGCGTCATCGTCCTGGCCGGCGCCGCGATCTACCTGGCCGAGGGCCGGACCGGGGAGCGCAGCCGGATCGACTTCCCGGGCGCGCTGCTCGTCACGGCGGGCCTCGCCTCCGTCGCCTACGGCATCGTGCAGACCGAGAAGTCGGGCTGGACCGCGGCCGCGACCCTGCTCCCGCTGCTCGGCGGAGTGGCGCTGCTCGCCCTGTTCGTCCTGGTGGAATCACGTACGGCGCTGCCGCTGATGCCCCTGCGGGTGCTCGGTGCACGGGCGGTGGCCTCGGCGAACGTGGCGATGTTCGTGGTCGGCTCGGCCACGTTCTCGATGTGGTACTTCATGACCGTGTACGCGCAGAACGTGCTGGGCTACAGCGCGCTGGAGGCCGGACTCGCCCTGATGCCGACCTCGGTGGCCATCGTCGTCGGCTCCAAGAGCGCACCGCGGCTGATGGCCCGGGTCGGCGCGAAGAACCTGGCGCTCGTCGGCACCGTGCTCGCCGCCGCGGGCTTCGGCTGGCAGTCCACGATGACCGCCGACGGCGACTACCTCACCTCCATATGCCTGCCCGGCATACTGATGATGACGGGCGCCGGCCTCGCGTCCACCCCGCTCGCCTCACTGGCCACATCGGGCGCGGCCCCCGGCGAGTCGGGCCTGGTCTCCGGACTCGTCAACACCTCCCGCACGATGGGCGGCGCACTCGGCCTGGCCGTACTCTCCACCGTCGCCGCAGCCCGCACGGACGGCGGAACGGCCCCGGCCGACCTCACGGCCGGCTACGCCCTGGCCTTCCGGACCTCGGGCTGGGTCCTGCTGGCCGGCCTGCTGCTGATGATCCTCTGGCTGCCGCGCCACCGTTCCGTACAGAGCTGA
- a CDS encoding lipid-transfer protein gives MRSYIVGVGMTKFEKPETREWQYWDMAREAGTAALADAGVRYEDVQQAAVGYCFQASTAGQRAVYELGLSGIPVYNVNNNCATGSTALMMARQFVEGGAGDCVLALGFEKMARGSLGGGGADGGAGDFKTSPVARHYGIMAAAHGFEMTPPTAQIFGNAAREHMKRYGTTEAQLAAVAAKNHRHSTGNPYAQFQAPYTVDEVLAAKPIHHPLTRLQCSPTSDGAAAAVVVSERFVDEHGLGDRAVEIAAQAMTTDTEDSFASGTCIDAVGLPMSREAARQVYESAGIGADDLDVIELHDCFSINELLTYEALGLCGEGESGPLVESGATTHGGSWVVNPSGGLISKGHPLGATGIAQAAELTWQLRGEAGARQVPDARTGLAHNIGLGGAAVVTLLRR, from the coding sequence ATGAGGTCATACATCGTCGGCGTCGGGATGACGAAGTTCGAGAAGCCCGAGACCCGCGAATGGCAGTACTGGGACATGGCGAGGGAGGCCGGCACCGCGGCGCTCGCCGACGCCGGCGTCCGGTACGAGGACGTACAACAGGCCGCCGTCGGCTACTGCTTCCAGGCCTCCACCGCCGGACAGCGCGCCGTGTACGAGCTCGGCCTGAGCGGGATACCCGTCTACAACGTCAACAACAACTGCGCCACCGGCTCCACCGCGCTGATGATGGCCCGGCAGTTCGTCGAGGGCGGCGCCGGCGACTGCGTCCTCGCGCTCGGCTTCGAGAAGATGGCGCGCGGATCGCTCGGCGGCGGCGGGGCCGACGGCGGCGCGGGCGACTTCAAGACGTCCCCGGTCGCCCGGCACTACGGGATCATGGCCGCCGCCCACGGCTTCGAGATGACCCCGCCCACCGCCCAGATCTTCGGCAACGCGGCCCGCGAGCACATGAAGCGCTACGGCACCACCGAGGCGCAGCTCGCCGCCGTCGCAGCGAAGAACCACCGCCACTCCACGGGCAACCCGTACGCCCAGTTCCAGGCCCCGTACACCGTCGACGAGGTCCTCGCCGCCAAGCCGATCCACCATCCCCTGACCCGGCTCCAGTGCTCACCGACCTCCGACGGGGCGGCGGCAGCCGTCGTCGTCTCCGAGCGCTTCGTCGACGAGCACGGACTCGGCGACCGGGCCGTCGAGATCGCCGCCCAGGCCATGACCACCGACACCGAGGACTCCTTCGCCTCCGGGACCTGCATCGACGCGGTGGGACTGCCGATGTCGCGGGAGGCGGCCCGGCAGGTGTACGAGAGCGCGGGCATCGGCGCCGACGACCTCGACGTCATCGAACTCCACGACTGCTTCTCCATCAACGAACTCCTCACCTACGAGGCGCTCGGGCTGTGCGGCGAGGGCGAGTCCGGCCCGCTCGTCGAGTCCGGCGCCACCACCCACGGCGGCAGCTGGGTGGTCAACCCCTCCGGCGGCCTGATCTCCAAGGGCCACCCGCTCGGCGCCACCGGAATCGCCCAGGCCGCCGAGCTCACCTGGCAGCTCAGGGGAGAGGCCGGCGCCCGCCAGGTGCCGGACGCCCGCACCGGACTCGCCCACAACATCGGTCTCGGCGGCGCGGCGGTGGTGACGCTGCTGCGCCGCTGA
- a CDS encoding ankyrin repeat domain-containing protein, translated as MDMTDQLVRSADDGDAVSVARLLKHVAAVDAVGTGGRTALDTAAERGHADVVRLLLGAGADPQQRAGEHQESTPLCLAASRGHRAVVEVLLDAGAHTGAQGRMNWVPLVLAATAGDEGFPETVDLLLDRGADVNAVMKRKTALDWATGFGHVRMVRHLLSRGATASNRGTDPRV; from the coding sequence ATGGACATGACGGATCAGCTGGTGCGCTCTGCCGACGACGGCGACGCGGTCTCGGTAGCGCGGCTGCTGAAGCATGTCGCTGCGGTGGACGCAGTCGGCACCGGAGGGCGCACGGCGCTGGATACGGCGGCGGAGCGGGGACATGCCGATGTCGTCCGCCTGCTCCTCGGGGCAGGGGCCGATCCACAGCAACGGGCCGGAGAGCACCAGGAGTCGACGCCACTGTGCCTGGCGGCGAGCCGCGGGCACAGGGCTGTGGTGGAGGTACTGCTCGATGCCGGTGCCCACACGGGAGCCCAGGGCAGAATGAACTGGGTGCCGCTGGTACTGGCCGCCACGGCCGGGGATGAGGGGTTCCCGGAGACGGTGGATCTGTTGCTGGACCGCGGAGCGGACGTGAACGCGGTGATGAAGCGCAAGACCGCTCTCGACTGGGCGACAGGGTTCGGCCACGTACGGATGGTGCGCCACTTGCTCAGCCGCGGTGCCACGGCGTCGAACCGGGGCACCGACCCTCGCGTCTGA
- a CDS encoding helix-turn-helix transcriptional regulator, whose product MVNRKALDPETSPAQAFGQRLRQARDERGWTQDELGVRMGLTGSHVSAVETGRRPPTKRFARSADSALGTGDKFERMTRALLNTSLLEGFTDFVTHEVRAAEIRLFELGIVPGLLQTPEYAAAITTGAVRRGAITEQQADERLTLLAKRQASLERTPPPLVYVVLDESCIRRVVGGPRVMAEQLDRLVAFAELPSTVVQVVPFDLGERRSFDLPVHLLTLPDRAQLAYAESAQQGRLERDMRFVQPLLTAYHQLQAEAPSQAASVAMIQKVRKGTS is encoded by the coding sequence GTGGTCAACCGGAAGGCGCTGGACCCCGAGACATCGCCGGCGCAGGCATTTGGCCAGCGCTTACGGCAGGCGCGGGACGAGCGCGGGTGGACACAGGACGAACTAGGCGTGCGCATGGGCCTGACCGGGTCGCATGTTTCCGCAGTCGAAACTGGTCGCCGCCCACCAACTAAACGCTTCGCGCGTAGTGCTGACAGCGCACTCGGCACCGGAGACAAGTTCGAGCGTATGACCCGCGCGCTGCTGAACACCTCGCTGCTGGAGGGGTTCACGGACTTCGTCACCCACGAGGTGCGAGCCGCGGAGATCAGGCTGTTCGAGCTCGGGATCGTTCCGGGTCTCCTCCAGACTCCGGAGTACGCGGCGGCGATCACTACGGGCGCGGTGCGGCGCGGTGCGATCACGGAGCAGCAGGCGGATGAACGGCTGACACTCCTTGCGAAGCGGCAGGCATCACTGGAGCGGACGCCCCCACCGCTTGTGTACGTGGTCCTCGACGAGAGCTGCATTCGGCGCGTGGTGGGCGGCCCCCGTGTCATGGCGGAACAGCTCGACCGGCTCGTCGCGTTCGCCGAGCTGCCGTCCACCGTCGTGCAAGTCGTTCCGTTCGATCTTGGTGAGCGGCGGTCGTTCGACCTGCCGGTCCATTTGCTGACGTTGCCGGACCGGGCTCAGCTCGCCTATGCCGAATCCGCACAGCAAGGTCGACTGGAGCGCGATATGAGGTTCGTGCAGCCTCTGTTGACGGCCTACCATCAACTACAGGCCGAAGCGCCGTCCCAAGCGGCATCCGTGGCCATGATCCAGAAGGTAAGAAAGGGCACCTCGTGA
- a CDS encoding DUF4232 domain-containing protein — protein MRSRLATRSARLVLAAAAVTALAATATACGPEDITGSGSPAAPSAAASEGSGGSQSPAGNGPSSNGNNGSKVTEDSGSGDSSAESSGESAADSASDSGDKSGYGQSCGTNDLDFTVTWEAQPISYYLVTAKAKPGITCYLDVNTPSVSFGSDADGVASPVGQGGEDPIKLSGTSVAYAGINPKTSGGEGGTEFDHVIVSTTEDDPNPAELELPDMATVDKPIVTNWSTDRNETIPRVI, from the coding sequence ATGCGCTCGCGTCTCGCCACCCGTTCCGCCCGTCTCGTCCTGGCCGCCGCGGCGGTCACGGCACTCGCCGCCACCGCCACTGCCTGCGGCCCCGAGGACATCACGGGCTCCGGCAGCCCCGCGGCCCCCTCCGCCGCGGCCTCCGAGGGCAGCGGCGGCAGCCAGAGCCCCGCCGGCAACGGCCCCTCCAGCAACGGGAACAACGGCTCCAAGGTCACCGAGGACTCCGGTTCCGGTGACTCCAGCGCCGAGTCCAGCGGGGAGTCCGCCGCGGATTCCGCCTCCGACAGCGGCGACAAGAGCGGCTACGGGCAGTCCTGCGGCACCAATGACCTGGACTTCACGGTCACCTGGGAGGCCCAGCCGATCAGCTACTACCTGGTCACCGCGAAGGCCAAGCCCGGCATCACCTGCTACCTCGACGTCAACACGCCCAGCGTGTCCTTCGGCTCCGACGCCGACGGCGTCGCGTCCCCCGTCGGACAGGGCGGCGAGGACCCCATCAAGCTCTCGGGCACGTCCGTCGCCTATGCGGGCATCAACCCCAAGACCTCGGGAGGCGAAGGCGGCACCGAGTTCGACCACGTCATCGTCTCGACGACCGAGGACGACCCCAACCCCGCCGAGCTCGAACTCCCCGACATGGCCACCGTCGACAAGCCCATCGTCACCAACTGGTCCACCGACCGCAACGAGACCATCCCGCGCGTCATCTGA
- a CDS encoding DUF397 domain-containing protein, whose translation MTTESPRWFKSSYSSNGGACVEVAANLAVSRGVVPVRDSKDLRGPVLDVPAHAFTSFVAGVKAGDFGTV comes from the coding sequence GTGACGACCGAATCCCCCCGCTGGTTCAAGTCCTCCTACAGCAGCAACGGCGGCGCGTGCGTCGAGGTCGCGGCCAACCTTGCCGTCTCGCGCGGCGTGGTACCCGTCCGCGACTCCAAGGATCTGCGCGGCCCCGTCCTGGACGTCCCGGCCCACGCGTTCACATCCTTCGTGGCGGGCGTCAAGGCCGGAGACTTCGGCACCGTCTGA
- a CDS encoding MFS transporter → MPQTTHEQQSSELPDPRTSKTGKGIVPVLAFAGITVAVMQTLLVPVIKDLPALLDTDPSNATWVMTATLLAGAVSTPIMGRLGDLNGKRKMLLASLAVMVIGSLICAFTDDLVIMIVGRALQGFAMGAIPLGIGIMRDELPREKLGSAMALMSSSIGVGGGLALPAAALVAQHTDWHTLFFGSAGLGVLAMGLTVLAVPEPALRAPGRFDVIGALGLSAGLVLLLLPITKGSDWGWTSVTTLGLIAAGLVVLLLWGVFELRSEAPLVDLRTTARREVLLTNLASIMVGVAFYAVSLVLPQLLQLPLSTGYGLGQSMVVAGLCVAPLGLTMMLVAPLYARLSARYGPKVSLMLGLAVIAIGYGAGLGLMSAAWQTIVIAVVLGAGIGLAYSSLPALIIGAVDASETGAATGLNTLMRSIGTSVSSAVIGMVLAHTSTQMGPVAVPTMQGFRTSFMIATGAVLIGLVLAAFLPSQRAAAAPVLLASSAGDATARLSGLPLPLPGSGFRGRVTEADGTPVAGANVTLIDRQGRQAGLTTTDAEGRYALAAPAGGSFVLAGSAAGYAPRAYPAAHPASGRPAETDLVLSVSAPERRTSVRS, encoded by the coding sequence ATGCCACAGACGACGCACGAACAGCAGTCCTCGGAGCTCCCTGATCCGCGGACGTCGAAGACGGGCAAGGGGATCGTCCCCGTACTCGCCTTCGCGGGTATCACCGTCGCGGTGATGCAGACCCTGCTCGTCCCCGTCATCAAGGACCTGCCCGCCCTTCTCGACACCGACCCGTCCAACGCCACCTGGGTCATGACGGCGACGCTGCTCGCCGGAGCCGTCTCCACGCCGATCATGGGGCGGCTCGGCGACCTCAACGGCAAGCGGAAGATGCTGCTGGCCAGCCTCGCCGTCATGGTGATCGGCTCCCTGATATGCGCCTTCACCGACGACCTCGTGATCATGATCGTGGGCCGGGCGCTCCAGGGCTTCGCCATGGGCGCCATCCCGCTGGGCATCGGCATCATGCGTGACGAGCTGCCGCGCGAGAAGCTCGGCTCGGCGATGGCCCTGATGAGCTCCTCGATCGGCGTCGGCGGCGGACTGGCACTGCCCGCCGCCGCACTGGTCGCCCAGCACACCGACTGGCACACCCTCTTCTTCGGCTCGGCCGGGCTCGGCGTACTGGCCATGGGGCTCACCGTCCTCGCCGTGCCGGAGCCCGCACTGCGGGCCCCCGGCCGGTTCGACGTCATCGGCGCCCTCGGCCTCTCGGCCGGACTGGTCCTGCTGCTGCTGCCCATCACCAAGGGCAGCGACTGGGGCTGGACCTCCGTCACCACCCTCGGACTGATCGCCGCCGGCCTGGTGGTGCTGCTGCTGTGGGGCGTGTTCGAGCTGCGCAGCGAAGCACCCCTGGTCGACCTGCGCACCACCGCCCGCCGCGAGGTGCTGCTCACCAACCTCGCCTCGATCATGGTCGGGGTCGCCTTCTACGCCGTCTCGCTGGTCCTGCCGCAGCTGCTCCAGCTGCCGCTGTCCACCGGATACGGACTGGGCCAGTCGATGGTGGTCGCCGGACTGTGCGTGGCGCCGCTGGGCCTGACGATGATGCTCGTCGCCCCGCTGTACGCCCGGCTGTCCGCCCGGTACGGCCCCAAGGTCTCACTCATGCTCGGCCTGGCGGTCATCGCGATCGGCTACGGGGCCGGGCTCGGCCTGATGAGCGCCGCCTGGCAGACGATCGTGATCGCGGTGGTGCTCGGCGCGGGCATCGGGCTCGCCTACTCCTCGCTGCCCGCACTGATCATCGGGGCCGTCGACGCCTCGGAGACGGGCGCGGCCACCGGGCTCAACACCCTGATGCGCTCGATCGGCACCTCGGTGTCGAGCGCGGTGATCGGCATGGTGCTGGCGCACACGTCGACCCAGATGGGGCCGGTCGCGGTGCCCACCATGCAGGGGTTCCGCACCTCGTTCATGATCGCGACGGGTGCGGTGCTGATCGGCCTGGTGCTGGCCGCGTTCCTGCCGTCGCAGCGGGCGGCCGCCGCGCCGGTCCTGCTCGCCAGCAGTGCGGGCGACGCCACGGCCCGGCTCTCCGGCCTGCCGCTCCCGCTCCCCGGTTCCGGCTTCCGGGGCCGGGTCACCGAGGCGGACGGCACCCCGGTGGCCGGTGCCAACGTCACCCTGATCGACCGGCAGGGCCGGCAGGCCGGGCTCACCACGACGGACGCGGAGGGCCGGTACGCGCTCGCCGCCCCGGCCGGCGGCAGCTTCGTACTGGCCGGATCGGCCGCCGGATACGCGCCGCGCGCCTACCCGGCGGCGCATCCGGCGAGCGGCCGGCCCGCCGAGACCGATCTGGTGCTGAGCGTCAGCGCACCGGAGCGTCGAACCTCGGTGCGGTCGTGA
- a CDS encoding response regulator transcription factor, whose protein sequence is MPQDHRPVKSVRVLLAEDQGMMRGALALLLGLEPDIEVVAQVGAGDEIVAAALSARPDVALLDIELPGRSGLDAAADLREEVPDCRVLILTTFGRPGYLRRAMEAGAAGFLVKDGPVEELAEAIRRVLAGETVIDPALAAAALSAGPSPLTARERDALMASVDGATVADIAVKLHLSESTVRNYLSSAIGKTATRNRMEAVRAARQQGWL, encoded by the coding sequence ATGCCGCAGGATCACCGGCCGGTCAAGTCCGTACGAGTGCTGCTCGCCGAGGACCAGGGGATGATGCGGGGCGCGCTCGCCCTGCTGCTCGGGCTCGAACCGGACATCGAGGTGGTCGCCCAGGTGGGGGCCGGGGACGAGATCGTGGCGGCGGCCCTGTCGGCGCGGCCCGACGTGGCGTTGCTGGACATCGAACTGCCGGGGCGCAGCGGGCTGGACGCGGCCGCCGATCTGCGCGAGGAGGTGCCGGACTGCCGGGTGCTGATCCTCACCACGTTCGGGCGGCCCGGGTATCTGCGGCGGGCGATGGAGGCCGGCGCGGCGGGGTTCCTCGTGAAGGACGGGCCGGTCGAGGAGCTGGCCGAGGCGATCCGGCGGGTGCTGGCCGGGGAGACCGTCATCGATCCTGCGCTGGCCGCCGCCGCGCTGAGTGCGGGCCCCAGTCCGCTGACCGCCCGGGAGCGCGATGCGCTGATGGCCTCGGTGGACGGGGCGACGGTCGCGGACATCGCGGTGAAGCTGCATCTGTCGGAGTCGACGGTGCGCAACTACCTCTCGTCCGCGATCGGCAAGACCGCCACCCGCAACCGGATGGAGGCGGTCCGGGCCGCGCGGCAGCAGGGCTGGCTCTGA